From Candidatus Paceibacter sp., the proteins below share one genomic window:
- a CDS encoding penicillin-binding protein 2 — translation MKGNFKARAGFVYFLFLCVAVIISGRLFFVQIINGEYYDGLAKKQYNASGRNFNRGSIYFSDKDGSLMSAAAVKEDYQLVVYPKRITDAGKAYSGLSAVFEIGQKDFMAQASAEDAGRKVMAKKLSEEQADEINRLKITGVAAEPDTYRYYPAENLASHALGFVGYDGDKLVGRYGLEARYDDLLNRDGGGNGFANSFTQIFSDVKRLIAGNLGNGDIVTTMEPMAQSALEKSLEKAIKKHKGEIAGGIILDPKTGEIIAMAAKPDFDPNNYSKVKDFSVFMNPNVESVFEMGSIMKPLTIAAAIDSGSITASTTYEDKGFVDFKNARIKNYDGKARGFVNMQKVLDDSLNTGAVFAMQKTGKEKFLRYLLDFGLSEKTGVDLPREVSGKLSNLINGKNDIEYATASFGQGIAVTPLEITVALSSLANGGVIMKPYIVKEEIVNGLKNRENAPTESRQPIKKETAEEITKMLVNVVDKALLQGQYKLDRYSVAAKTGTAQIASSGGGYLEEEYLHTFFGYAPAYNPKFLAFIYILKPQGVKYAAHSLTEPFMDITKFLLNYYEVPPDR, via the coding sequence ATGAAAGGAAATTTTAAGGCGAGAGCCGGGTTTGTTTATTTTTTGTTTCTTTGCGTGGCGGTTATCATTTCCGGCCGCCTGTTTTTTGTCCAAATAATCAACGGTGAATATTACGACGGACTTGCCAAAAAACAATACAACGCGTCGGGCCGCAACTTCAACCGCGGCTCAATATACTTCAGCGACAAAGACGGAAGTCTGATGTCGGCCGCCGCCGTCAAAGAAGACTACCAGCTGGTTGTTTATCCGAAAAGAATAACCGACGCCGGAAAAGCTTACTCCGGCCTTTCCGCCGTTTTTGAAATCGGGCAAAAAGATTTTATGGCTCAAGCGTCGGCGGAAGACGCGGGCAGAAAAGTCATGGCGAAAAAATTAAGCGAAGAACAGGCGGACGAAATAAACAGGCTGAAGATAACCGGAGTGGCGGCGGAGCCGGACACCTACCGATATTATCCGGCGGAAAATCTGGCTTCGCACGCGCTGGGATTCGTCGGGTACGACGGCGACAAACTTGTCGGCCGCTACGGGCTGGAGGCTCGCTACGACGATTTACTCAATAGGGACGGCGGCGGAAATGGCTTCGCCAATTCGTTCACCCAGATTTTTTCCGACGTGAAAAGACTCATCGCCGGCAACCTCGGAAACGGAGACATTGTCACTACGATGGAGCCGATGGCGCAGTCCGCGCTGGAAAAGAGTTTAGAAAAAGCAATAAAGAAACATAAAGGGGAGATTGCCGGAGGAATCATACTTGATCCGAAAACGGGAGAGATAATCGCCATGGCGGCCAAGCCGGACTTTGACCCGAACAATTATTCCAAGGTCAAAGATTTTTCCGTTTTCATGAATCCGAACGTGGAAAGCGTGTTTGAGATGGGTTCCATAATGAAACCGCTGACAATCGCGGCGGCCATAGACAGCGGCAGTATCACCGCTTCCACCACTTACGAAGACAAGGGCTTTGTTGACTTTAAAAACGCCAGGATAAAAAATTACGACGGCAAAGCCAGGGGGTTCGTCAATATGCAGAAAGTTCTGGACGATTCGCTCAACACCGGCGCGGTGTTTGCCATGCAGAAAACCGGCAAGGAGAAATTTCTCCGCTATTTGCTGGACTTCGGCTTGTCGGAAAAAACCGGCGTGGATTTGCCGAGGGAAGTTTCCGGCAAGCTTTCCAATCTGATAAACGGCAAAAATGACATAGAATATGCCACGGCCTCCTTCGGCCAGGGAATCGCCGTCACCCCTTTGGAGATAACCGTCGCGTTATCCAGCCTGGCTAATGGCGGCGTTATTATGAAACCGTATATCGTCAAAGAAGAAATAGTCAATGGTTTAAAAAACAGAGAGAATGCGCCAACGGAATCGAGGCAACCGATTAAAAAAGAAACCGCCGAAGAGATAACCAAAATGCTGGTGAATGTGGTTGACAAAGCGTTGCTGCAAGGACAATATAAGCTGGATCGTTACAGCGTGGCGGCCAAAACCGGTACGGCCCAGATAGCTTCCTCCGGAGGCGGTTATTTGGAGGAGGAATATCTGCACACATTCTTCGGGTATGCTCCGGCTTATAACCCGAAGTTTCTGGCATTTATTTACATACTCAAAC